A genomic region of Podarcis raffonei isolate rPodRaf1 chromosome 13, rPodRaf1.pri, whole genome shotgun sequence contains the following coding sequences:
- the TMEM95 gene encoding sperm-egg fusion protein TMEM95 isoform X1, whose protein sequence is MALSKAFSAPRALGPASRLPATLALLLLLLASESPETEGCIHCGLHSKNLKTRFAHLCAQYRERYSQANCTSYPWGRESSLGLALDDMSLDLLLEKTHRVFRVIEINQSLADFPKFWNWLHEVKIPEQSREALCPPACQGSALVWNCTTCRRVELRCWDMKTCYPEGGGLEKITWLICSISASCLFLGIVSCALEFWLRANTREEEGPG, encoded by the exons ATGGCCCTTTCTAAAGCGTTCTCCGCTCCGAGGGCTCTGGGACCTGCCTCTCGGTTGCCCGCGACtctggctctcctcctcctcctcctcgccagtGAGAGCCCCGAGACGGAGGGGTGCATCCACTGCGGACTCCATTCCAAGAACCTGAAGACCCGCTTTGCCCACCTCTGTGCCCAATACCGAGAGCGTTACAGCCAGGCAAACTGTACCAGTTATCCCTGGGGTAGAGAGTCCTCCCTGGGCTTGGCCTTAG ATGACATGTCCTTGGATCTGTTGCTGGAAAAAACGCACCGAGTCTTCCGGGTTATAG AAATAAACCAGAGCCTCGCTGACTTCCCAAAGTTTTGGAACTGGCTTCATGAAGTTAAGAtaccagagcagagcagagaag cGCTGTGCCCTCCGGCTTGCC AGGGATCAGCCTTGGTGTGGAACTGTACCACTTGCCGGAGAGTTGAGCTGCGCTGCTGGGATATGAAGACCTGTTACCCAG AGGGCGGAGGTCTGGAAAAAATCACCTGGTTAATCTGCTCCATCTCTGCTTCCTGCCTTTTCCTGGGCATCGTCTCTTGCGCTCTTGA gttttggcTCCGCGCGAACACGAGAGAAGAGGAGGGGCCGGGTTAG
- the TMEM95 gene encoding sperm-egg fusion protein TMEM95 isoform X2 has translation MALSKAFSAPRALGPASRLPATLALLLLLLASESPETEGCIHCGLHSKNLKTRFAHLCAQYRERYSQANCTSYPWGRESSLGLALDDMSLDLLLEKTHRVFRVIEINQSLADFPKFWNWLHEVKIPEQSREALCPPACQGGGLEKITWLICSISASCLFLGIVSCALEFWLRANTREEEGPG, from the exons ATGGCCCTTTCTAAAGCGTTCTCCGCTCCGAGGGCTCTGGGACCTGCCTCTCGGTTGCCCGCGACtctggctctcctcctcctcctcctcgccagtGAGAGCCCCGAGACGGAGGGGTGCATCCACTGCGGACTCCATTCCAAGAACCTGAAGACCCGCTTTGCCCACCTCTGTGCCCAATACCGAGAGCGTTACAGCCAGGCAAACTGTACCAGTTATCCCTGGGGTAGAGAGTCCTCCCTGGGCTTGGCCTTAG ATGACATGTCCTTGGATCTGTTGCTGGAAAAAACGCACCGAGTCTTCCGGGTTATAG AAATAAACCAGAGCCTCGCTGACTTCCCAAAGTTTTGGAACTGGCTTCATGAAGTTAAGAtaccagagcagagcagagaag cGCTGTGCCCTCCGGCTTGCC AGGGCGGAGGTCTGGAAAAAATCACCTGGTTAATCTGCTCCATCTCTGCTTCCTGCCTTTTCCTGGGCATCGTCTCTTGCGCTCTTGA gttttggcTCCGCGCGAACACGAGAGAAGAGGAGGGGCCGGGTTAG